The genomic stretch GGACGGGGCAGTCAACGTCGGAGTTAAGCGAGGCCGAAGTGGCGCGCTTAACGATTGAGCAAGGCGTAATCGATTCGCATCGCTATGTATTTGGCACGATTTTCTGGTTTGTGGCTTTGTGCGCTTTTGCTGGGCCAGCTGGCGCAGTGCTCTATCGCGCGGCGAGTCTGCTGCAAGAGAAATGGGGCGGTCATGGTGATGTATTTGGCCGTTTTGCTGATTTGGCGATGGATGTGCTCGATTACATTCCGCTGCGTTTGGCAGCGGTGAGTTTTGCCATTGTCGGTAATTTTGAAGATGCGGTGTATTGCTGGCGCGAGCAAGCTGCGCAATGGATGGATCAGGAGTACGGTATTTTGCTGGCATCAGCGGCTGGCGCCTTAGGGGTGCGCTTAGGTGAAGCGCTGCATCAAGATCACACCGTTAAGTTCCGCCCTGAGTTGGGGGTGGGTGAGCAAGCCAGTACCGACGATTTGGTGAGTGCCGTCGCCCTAGTGTGGCGCGCGGCGATTCTGTGGCTGGCGGTGATTTTGCTGTTCTCGATTGCGCAGTGGTTGTCTTGAATTATTGAGGGTATGTATTGATGGCTCAGGTGCAAGTTGGTCTTCAGCAATATACGGTAAATAATATTTTTTGCGTGGCGCGCAATTACGTTGCGCATGCGAAGGAAATGGGCTCTGTTATTACGGAGGACCCGATGTTCTTTATTAAACCCAATTCAGCGGTGTTGCAAAGCGGCGAGGCGATCGTGTTGCCGTCATGGTCGAATAATGTGCACCACGAACTCGAGCTGGTGGCCTTGATTGGCAAGGGTGGAAAAAATATCGCCGAGGCTGATGCCTTGGGTCACGTTGTGGGCTACACCTTGGGTTTGGATCTGACCGCGCGCGATGTGCAGGCCGAGGCGAAAAAAGCCGGTAATCCGTGGACGTTGGCTAAAGGTTTTGACGGCGCTGCGGTATTGGGGCGCTTTATCGCTGCGGATGGCATTGACCCGACGACGCAAAACTTCACGCTAAAAATTAATGGCCAATTGCGCCAAGCGGCAGATACGCGCGACATGGCGTTTCCGGTTGCGAAGTTAATTGCCTATCTATCGAGCAGGTTCACACTGCAGGCCGGCGATCTTATTTATACCGGAACGCCAGAAGGCGTTGGGCAAATTGTTGCGGGTGACGAGTTGTTGCTTGAGTGGCCGAATCGCGTGGTCGAGCAGTTTATCGTTCGTGCCGAGTAACTGCCGCGACTTTGCGCTTGCGGTGGTCGGAAATAAAAATACCCACACTTTTTAAGTGTGGGTATTTCTTTGTAGGGCATGCCTAGCGCGGTTTTCTGCGGTATACCCTTAAACTTTGTCGAGGCTCGCCAAGTCCCAACGGGGTTGCACGGCAAACGAGCCGGCGTTTTGTTGGTGTTTTAAACGTTGCGCGCCCGCGTAGGCAATCATTGCGCCATTGTCGGTGCACAGCGCCATCGGTGGATAAAACACTTCCAATTTACGTTTTTGTGCCGCGTCATCGAGCGCCGCGCGCAGCTGACGATTGGCGCCAACGCCACCAGCAATTACCAAGCGCTTCATGCCGGTTTGTTTGAGGGCGGCCAGCGATTTTTTCAGTAAAACTTCAACGATGGCTTCTTGAAAAGCTGCGCAAATATCGGCGCGGGTTGTGTCGTCGATTTCGCCAGCTTGGCTTTGTTGCGTCACTAAATTAAGGACTGCAGTTTTCAGGCCGGAAAAACTCATGTCCAGTGTGCCAGAATGCAGCATTGGGCGTGGTAGCGTAAAACGCTTTGCGTCGCCCGTATCGGCTAATTTAGATAACGCTGGCCCGCCTGGGTAGCCCAAGCCTAGTAATTTGGCCGATTTATCAAATGCCTCACCCGCCGCGTCGTCAACGGTTTCGCCGAGTAATTCATAATGCCCAACGCCATGTACGGCCATTAGTTGTGTGTGGCCGCCGGAAACCAGAAGCGCAACGAACGGAAATTGCGGCGCGGGGTCGGCAAGGCAGGGTGAGAGCAAGTGACCTTCAAGGTGATGCACGGCAATCGTCGGCTTATTAAGCGCTACGG from Chitinibacter sp. SCUT-21 encodes the following:
- the tsaD gene encoding tRNA (adenosine(37)-N6)-threonylcarbamoyltransferase complex transferase subunit TsaD, giving the protein MLVLGIESSCDETGVALYDTEHGLLAHQLHTQIAMHSEYGGVVPELASRDHIRRVLPLTTACLAQAQRELADIDAIAYTAGPGLSGALLVGASVANAMAVALNKPTIAVHHLEGHLLSPCLADPAPQFPFVALLVSGGHTQLMAVHGVGHYELLGETVDDAAGEAFDKSAKLLGLGYPGGPALSKLADTGDAKRFTLPRPMLHSGTLDMSFSGLKTAVLNLVTQQSQAGEIDDTTRADICAAFQEAIVEVLLKKSLAALKQTGMKRLVIAGGVGANRQLRAALDDAAQKRKLEVFYPPMALCTDNGAMIAYAGAQRLKHQQNAGSFAVQPRWDLASLDKV
- a CDS encoding fumarylacetoacetate hydrolase family protein; this encodes MAQVQVGLQQYTVNNIFCVARNYVAHAKEMGSVITEDPMFFIKPNSAVLQSGEAIVLPSWSNNVHHELELVALIGKGGKNIAEADALGHVVGYTLGLDLTARDVQAEAKKAGNPWTLAKGFDGAAVLGRFIAADGIDPTTQNFTLKINGQLRQAADTRDMAFPVAKLIAYLSSRFTLQAGDLIYTGTPEGVGQIVAGDELLLEWPNRVVEQFIVRAE
- a CDS encoding CobD/CbiB family protein, whose translation is MSILSLILALALEQLRPISNRNPIYLLFVRLANQMGASLNAGEFRNGVYAWLIAVVPLLVVAVGGYWFLAQLNWLAAMVWNVAILYLLMGFRQFSYAFTGISKALQRDDLPEARQLLGGWTGQSTSELSEAEVARLTIEQGVIDSHRYVFGTIFWFVALCAFAGPAGAVLYRAASLLQEKWGGHGDVFGRFADLAMDVLDYIPLRLAAVSFAIVGNFEDAVYCWREQAAQWMDQEYGILLASAAGALGVRLGEALHQDHTVKFRPELGVGEQASTDDLVSAVALVWRAAILWLAVILLFSIAQWLS